The following proteins are co-located in the Euwallacea fornicatus isolate EFF26 chromosome 16, ASM4011564v1, whole genome shotgun sequence genome:
- the Stat92E gene encoding signal transducer and activator of transcription 5B isoform X3 has translation MSLWAKAQQLPADSIHLQQIRGIYGDHFPIEVRHYLAQFIEEKFWSDIELMPENATYETYVGNLVNQLIQEIENKAEGSSEVSEYFLTKLKLAEAAKMFRQRYSQNPMQLFNFIRQCLAAEMKYLQDAGADFMGMGPALTISDSAAEVLHKLEDLRRRTTSTAEDTRKLEQEQEAFALQYHECTKVNVFKFLAHLQQLKNQGGPACTGDQIHRFAASVDPPDQQTLQMISKKELLEQDLNRRVAQLMELRIRIMEKLRQTYQHLAQLQSQIIDDELIRWKRDQQLSGNGVPFTSNLDQIQDWCESLAEIIWHNRQQIKEVERLKQKLALDPPGVVDALSSILTDITQLLSSLVTSTFIIEKQPPQVMKTNTRFTATIRLLVGGKLNVHMTPPQVKVTIISESQANMLLKNDKLLKGESSGEILNNTGTMEYQQTTRQLSVSFRNMQLKKIKRAEKKGTESVMDEKFSLFFQSQFSVGGGELMFQVWTLSLPVVVIVHGNQEPHAWATVTWDNAFSEPGRCPFQVPDKVPWSKMKETLSLKMKHATGRGLTEDNLRFLAEKAFRGNYNEATNSMLSWAQFCKEPLSERNFTFWEWFFAIMKLTREHLRGPWFDATIMGFVKKKQAEEMLSTCPAGTFLLRFSDSELGGITIAWISDSQEVFSLQPFTAKDFTVRSLADRISDLNHLITLYPDTPKDAVFNKYYTPYQDQQQPINGYVRPLLVNFVPGFNNTATNYNATPNHSSYMSPDPLRDTPSVASSFQSVLDL, from the exons ATGTCTTTGTGGGCAAAAGCTCAGCAGCTGCCTGCGGACAGTATCCATCTCCAACAAATTCGAGGCATTTATGGCGATCATTTTCCAATTGAAGTCAGACACTATCTGGCACAATTCATCGAAGAGAAATTTTG GTCGGACATCGAACTTATGCCTGAAAATGCAACTTACGAGACTTACGTGGGAAACCTGGTCAATCAGTTAATCCAGGAAATCGAGAACAAAGCAGAAGGCTCCAGCGAGGTGTCTGAGTACTTCCTCACCAAGCTGAAATTAGCCGAGGCCGCTAAGATGTTCAGGCAACGTTATAG TCAAAATCCCATGCAACTGTTCAATTTCATTCGACAGTGTTTGGCGGCCGAAATGAAATATCTTCAAGATGCCGGTGCCGACTTCATGGGAATGGGTCCCGCTCTCACGATTTCGGACTCAGCTGCGGAGGTATTGCATAAACTGGAAGACCTCAGGCGTAGAACCACT TCAACAGCAGAAGACACGAGGAAACTAGAACAGGAACAAGAGGCATTTGCTTTGCAGTACCATGAATGTACGAAAGTTAATG tttttaaatttctagcCCACTTGCAACAACTGAAAAATCAAGGAGGTCCAGCATGCACTGGTGACCAGATCCACAGATTTGCAGCGTCTGTTGATCCACCAGATCAACAAACACTACAAATGATTAGCAAAAAGGAATTGTTGGAGCAAGACTTAAATCGCAGG gTGGCCCAACTGATGGAATTGCGAATtagaataatggaaaagttACGACAGACGTATCAGCATCTGGCTCAGTTGCAGAGCCAAATCATCGATGACGAGTTGATTCGGTGGAAGCGGGACCAACAATTGTCCGGAAATGGTGTTCCATTTACCAGTAATTTAGACCAAATCCAGGATTG GTGCGAAAGTTTGGCTGAAATCATCTGGCACAATCGACAGCAGATCAAAGAAGTAGAACGACTGAAGCAAAAATTGGCCTTAGATCCTCCGGGAGTTGTTGATGCTCTTTCAAGTATTTTGACTGACATCACCCAATTGCTGTCATCTTTGGTCACATCGACatttataatagaaaaacaacCGCCACAAGTGATGAAAACTAACACCAG attTACAGCTACAATTCGACTATTAGTAGGAGGCAAACTTAATGTTCACATGACTCCTCCTCAAGTCAAAGTCACAATAATATCCGAATCCCAGGCAAATATGCTTCTTAAAAATGATAAGTTGCTGAAAGGCGAAAGTTCTGGGGAGATTCTCAATAATACAG GTACAATGGAGTATCAACAGACCACCAGGCAGTTATCGGTTAGTTTTCGAAACAtgcaattgaagaaaattaaaagggCTGAGAAGAAAGGCACCGAAAGCGTCATGGACGAAaagttttcgctttttttccaGTCGCAGTTCAGTGTTGGTGGCGGCGAACTCATGTTTCAG gtttGGACTTTGAGTTTGCCAGTTGTTGTAATCGTGCATGGAAATCAAGAGCCTCATGCTTGGGCTACAGTAACTTGGGATAATGCTTTCAGTGAGCCTGGCCGGTGCCCGTTCCAAGTTCCAGATAAG GTGCCGTGgtcaaaaatgaaagaaactttatctttgaaaatgaaacatgCCACCGGAAGGGGACTCACTGAAGACAATTTACGGTTCCTGGCTGAAAAAGCTTTCCGAGGAAATTACAACGAGGCTACAAACTCAATGCTTAGTTGGGCTCAATTCTGTAAGGAGCCACTTTCAGAACGTAACTTCACTTTCTGGGAATGGTTCTTTGCTATCATGAAGCTAACTAGAGAGCATCTGAGGGGACCTTGGTTTGATGC TACTATTATGGGATTTGTGAAGAAGAAACAAGCCGAAGAGATGCTTTCAACATGTCCTGCTGGCACTTTTCTTTTGAGATTTTCTGACAGTGAACTAGGAGGAATTACCATTGCCTGGATTTCAG ATTCTCAAGAAGTGTTCAGCTTACAACCGTTTACCGCCAAGGATTTTACAGTGAGATCTCTGGCCGACAGAATTTCTGATTTGAATCATCTGATAACTTTGTATCCAGACACACCGAAGGATGccgtttttaataaatattatacgCCTTATCAAG ATCAACAACA